From a single Streptomyces rubradiris genomic region:
- a CDS encoding PPOX class F420-dependent oxidoreductase yields MTQDPTQEALLGLLSEGHGGVLVTLRRDGRPQLSNVSHAYYPDERIIRISVTDDRAKTRNLRRDPRASYHVTSADRWAYTVAEGTAELTPVAADPGDDTVAELERLYRDVLGEHPDWDDFRAAMVRDRRLVVRLHVERAYGNPRES; encoded by the coding sequence ATGACTCAAGACCCGACGCAAGAGGCACTGCTCGGCCTGCTCTCCGAAGGCCACGGCGGCGTACTGGTCACCCTCCGGCGCGACGGCCGCCCCCAGCTGTCCAACGTCAGCCACGCCTACTACCCCGACGAGCGGATCATCCGGATCTCCGTCACCGACGACCGCGCCAAGACCCGCAACCTGCGCCGCGACCCGCGCGCCTCGTACCACGTCACCAGCGCCGACCGCTGGGCGTACACCGTCGCCGAGGGCACCGCCGAGCTGACCCCGGTCGCCGCGGACCCGGGCGACGACACCGTGGCGGAACTGGAACGGCTCTACCGCGACGTGCTCGGCGAACACCCGGACTGGGACGACTTCCGGGCCGCCATGGTCCGCGACCGCCGCCTGGTGGTGCGGCTGCACGTCGAGCGCGCGTACGGCAATCCGCGCGAGAGCTGA